The following are from one region of the Chanos chanos chromosome 10, fChaCha1.1, whole genome shotgun sequence genome:
- the ramp1 gene encoding receptor activity-modifying protein 1 isoform X2 has translation MRCSQLSYSHAHFLVMALHLSTLSMACGGTYEYAIEEFCLAKFKLDMEALDQRHWCSWEDTVESYGELTNCTFLVALKMNCFWPNRLVDEFFVRVHQHYFHDCSLTGRQLHDPPNHILGPFIAVPILVTLLMTALVVWRSKRSEGIV, from the exons ATGAGATGTTCTCAGCTTTCCTATAGTCATGCCCACTTCCTTGTGATGGCTCTCCATC TCTCCACCCTGTCCATGGCATGTGGAGGTACCTATGAATATGCCATTGAAGAGTTCTGTCTCGCCAAGTTTAAGCTGGATATGGAAGCTCTGGACCAGCGCCACTGGTGTAGCTGGGAGGACACAGTAGA ATCTTATGGGGAACTCACCAACTGTACTTTCCTGGTGgcactgaaaatgaactgtttctGGCCCAACCGCCTGGTGGATGAGTTCTTCGTGCGCGTACACCAGCATTACTTCCACGACTGTTCGCTGACTGGCCGACAACTTCACGACCCACCCAACCACATCTTGGGGCCTTTCATTGCGGTGCCCATCCTTGTGACATTGCTTATGACAGCCCTGGTGGTGTGGAGAAGTAAACGCAGTGAAGGTATTGTGTAA